AAGTAGAATTGTATGAATACTATAAAATCTTTCAACGACAGAACATCTTATGCtaaataggaataaatatataattgcgaGACGCGATTGCATTTATCGCCTGAATAAATCTTGCGAAATTCTATTCGGAATGTTTTACCTTCAATAAACGCCGTCAGTTCTAAGTATTCACATCCTCCTATCGAAAGGTTAATACATCCGTATTGAAACACTTAACCCTCTCCATTCTTGATATTCTTGATACTGCGGATAAGATCTTGCAATGACGTAAATAACTAAATGGCTTTGCTTCGCGGATTCCAACTACGAGCGTCCCGATTCACTTAAGAGAGCACGATTGACGACGACGTTCGTCGTAGACACGTCCGTCCGGAGCGATTAGATTTAAATCTAGGAAAcattaatatagaatatattatcgTGTAGTTTATATAAGGTATACGTTAAGACACTTACTGCTACAGCAAAAATTCAACAGTTAAAAGATTGTAACAACTAGTTTGCGCTTGCGACGGACGCGGAAGCGGACGATCAAGTTCACACTCCTTCGTTTGCGGATTCTCACCACCGTCTCGCGATTATCGCCGAATTTTTTTGGACCTGtcgagaaaagaaaatgaagaGAAACGGAAAAGTTtcctgaaaaaataaaaaaataaggaatttTGATAAACCATAATACAACCGTAAAATTGTACAATCAAAGTCTTATACGTCTTTGTCTTAcattttgcgataaaaatgtcTTGTGCCTAAGGCACTTTCCCTTTTCCTCCTTCGTAGGCCAATTTGATTAAACACAGGTAAAAAAATTCAGCCCAGAATATGGTGAATTGAGTGGCGCGATTTTCCGAAAACGACAAAGAAATCTTTGGTCGCGCGTTGCGCGTCCGAAGCAGCTTTCTCCCTTCGCGTATCTTTCTCCCATAGAACATCATTCGTCCCTTTATAGTCAGGGTCAGTTTTGGCacgcatttattttctttttgttcgtaATGTTTTGGCACGGTGCCGTTGCTTATCAGTTATGAGCTCGTAATACAATAATGCGAATAAATCTCGGTCGCACCTGAGACTGATCGCTCGGACGATACTGTAAAATGAGGCGTCTTCGTGTACGCGCACACACTCACCGGGTAAACTTACGTTCTCGTGAATTAGGAGAAGCGCCAGAAAACGTTGTCGGCCGCGCGAGATGTCGCGCTGCCTTGTAACATTTTCGAAGAACGAATGAAACGCTCGGTTCGAGCTGTGCGATTTTGTGATTGaattgaaaaagagaaaagaaataagtaaGAGACGGTCGAAGTAAAAGCTAACGGCGGACGGAGCCAGTCACGCTAATTGCGGACGTGTAATTAACGAGTAACTTGTTTTGTCATGGGCGTGTAAACCGTGCGACGCGTCGCGGCGCACAACGATGAACCATTTcgcgatataaatattctaaatatgcTAAGATGCGCTCGGCATATCGTCGAAATAACAAGTAAACACACGCGCCGAGGAAATGAAAAAGAGTAGCGCGTTGtgtgtaaaattacaaaaaatccCGCATTGAAATCCGCTGCATCACTAAAGCAAGAAagtggaatatatatatacaactgACAATTCGGTTGGCATAGTCGAGTGAGCTATGCACACACATGTCAAATCCCCTCCGGCTTTCGAATCGAACGAATTTACatcattatacatataatctgcaataaatgtttttaccaACTTCCGCGCGCGCAATCGTAATTATCCTGACTACTATAGTGGTCATCCGTATACCTAAAagataagatataatttaatatttaatatatatataattatgtaatataatattaattaaaatctaaatcaCATTTCCTCGTGATTACGGCTTACTCCAAAGTTTATGCTACTTGGCACGGAACGATCCATGTTGCtcgcaatatttcttacaaaaataatatcgacaATGGCAAGACTAATAAATAGTATTTGGAAAATTCGATGATTTTTACTAAATGTAGCAACGATGACAATGATAGACTCGACGTTCGAAAATTTGGAAAACGATTCACTTAATTCGCTCGGCGATCAAATCAGATGCAGTGTGCTGAAGTGTAAAGAATTGAAATGTGCTGGAGTGAAGTGCCGTGCAGCTTCGATTTCGCATCATCGTATACTTTGTAGTTTGTAGCGTAGTAGTATAATCATTCTCGAGACGAGACGACGGACCATCGCGGCGTGTCATAGTGCACGAAGCGTTTCGTGCCGTTTCATTCGCCACGCATTATAAATGGACTACAACGTATTTGTatgatacattaaaaattgacaCATATTCCCGTTGCAATAAGTTTTTGTTCGTTCTCTCCCCCTCGCACAAGCAAGCGATCGATCGACGTGCGATCGATCGTCGGGGACGGTCTCGAATTCTAAAGAGAAAGGTACACTAATAAATGCTTGTATCGATCGCGAAAAGATCGCGTTCAACGAGCATCATTCTTTTCTGCAAAACAATGACGACTACAgttgatgtatttttttgaaaataatttgttatacgTGTTGAGAGCggataagtttttttttttttttaatataacttgaaATGTACGAGTTCTTCGAGCTATGgatctgtaaattaaatatttaaaagtgtaACGGACACATAGAGATGTTTGGATGCGTCATTGTCCGCAAAACGAAACACGTTGAACGACCTAATCTCACGCGATACGATACGTTCCATCTGCCATTATGCAATATTTCGTTATTATAATAGTGCTTCATTTTCGcacaatatttatgaaaaacggTAACTCAAACAACAATAACGATGTTTTTACGTTAATAAATACTTAACGATTATACTCGTATTTTGGCGATTCGTGCAGCGAGAGCGAACTATATATTAGATACATAACATTAAAACGAACCTTCGTAAAATAGCACCTTTCCATTCCGGCTGGAATTCTCGTGACATGTCGCGCCGTGACTCAGTACTTTTATTGATCTCATTAAACAATGACCTGGGTCAGTATCATTGATGCTGCTGCGACACAGATAAGCTGCTATTCGGATCTGTCGATGTGCGTAAATATATTGACAGCAAATATACGCTTGTTTCTGCATAACCTGcgcaaataaaacaattttcaaatcatAATTGACTATGAAGAATTAGAATTAAAGTAAcaaattagttattaattattcaactattaaataattaaaataaaaataaaggttACCTTCAGAAATCAGATTACAACAAAgcctgaaaaaataaaaatggaaataaaaattatagattttagaaaaattaagtcAATGCTCAGCGATCAAGTGGCTAATGAGAAAACAATAAAGCGTCACGGCGTCTAACACGAGAATCCCCGGAACAGAGTTGCAGTCTTAAACTTCGCTGAATTGtaatttcctctttttttttttctctttttttttttagtcacGGCGGTCAGTGCGGAAGAGCGTAAAAGAGATGGACGTCACGTCGCGCCGTGAATTCGTTTCTACTTTCAGTCTTTCTCCGTGATCCAGTCTACGATTCTAGCACCATCTTGCAGCTTTCTCTTCCCGCTCGTCGTTTACTGACGAAACGGGCGAACGCAGCCGATCGTCATACTCGATCGAATCGACTGCGCAATGTAACACTTGGacgtttacatatttaatacaagATCTCATTAGAATTCAAaggttacattaaattatcgaCATTTGCATGCAATTGCCTATACGTTCCCTAGCGTCTAAAAGGCAAGCCTTGCCGATGCTGATTTGGAGAACAGCACATCCGACATTCACGCCTTTCCCGATCTGTCAATTTTGCAAGTTGCCAATTGCCAGTGccaatttttcaagttatatttATCTCTTAATTTACAGCAAAACTAAGATTTGATTGCTTCTGTCGGCCGATTCTGTGGCAGAGCTGAGATTCAACTGTGATTTCCAGTCGATTTTCGAAGTAGACGTCCACCGCGAAAGGCAATGGATGTCTCCTTAAAAAATCAACCAACTAATTACAACTAAATCTCAGCTCTGCTTTATGCTATTACTCTCTTTGTAAAATTGCGAATAGTTCTCGACTCGCGTCGAAATCGCCTTTACTTCCCGCCTTATTGCGACTCTCCTTCGACTGTCTACCAAGTTCAGCACATGTACAAGCCTTTCCACGTAAATTCTAATATCTAGATCGCAGTATTGACAAAATGAGGACGTATGGAGGACCCATGGATCCCAGATTCTTTCTCCCGTGAATTTCCCAGGGCTGGTGTTCCTCTTTTCGTTTCCCGGGAGCGTTTTCGCTAGTTGGTCGTGTCTGGATTCGAGGACGGCGAGGACGCCGGGCTCTGCACCAGGTCGGTGCCGGTGGTATCCCTCGAGGTGGCCAGCAGGGAGGGTGTTATCAGCATGCCACGCGGACTGAACGTGTCGCAATAGAGATTTTCTTTCTTGTGCACTCGCCGTACGTGGCTGCGCAGGTTGTCGCGACGCGCGCTTCGGTAGGCACAGTGCGGACACAGATGCGGCTTTTCGCCCGTGTGCATGCGCCGATGTTGGATCAGCTTTAAAAGTaagacataataaaataattaacatcgTCAATCCTGAATTTATacgaatattatatacattcaaCTCAAATCGAGGTGCGAGTAATTTAcgcgaataattaattaaagtttctcATTGTTAGTTTACAATTTCactatttatatcaattaatttgattaatttgtatataatgaGCATAGATACCGactgtttattatatttgaaatgaaTTAAGTGTTTGTACCTTTTTCAGTTGCACCGTGCGAAAGATGCAAATGTCGCAGCAAAAGTATCGGTCGTCGCGATGCCTTCGCATATGCCTGCTGAGATCGACCTCGGAGGATCGGTCGGCGCCGCAAACGGCACAGCTCACCCTAGTCTCCGGCGCGCTGCCCCTCGCGTGGGCTCGCAGGTGTCTTTGGAACGCCTTCTCGATCGTGCATGCGTACGAGCACAGCGAACAGCGATATTCTTCCCTCTCGTATCTGAGTGCAGTGCAAAACGGGGGGGAATGAAAGAACGTAATGATAtctcaaagtaaaaaaaaaaactttgcatTTCTCTtctaatttatctatttcagataaaataagaaaatccGAAGTCTTTCTCGAAAAGTTCTCGAAGTGCTTTGATTAGATATATAgttaattagatataaaattgttcgAGTACCTATACCTGACGCGTTGCAAGGCCAGCGACCGTTTTTTCCCCGTCGGCGTCATTCCCTGGGCTACGTGCGCTGCCATGTGGGTCTCCATCTCACACCTGCTGTTCGTCGTGAAGTCGCAACCCAGTGGACACTTCTTCGTCTCGCTGGTCTCCGTACTGGACAGTGCCGGATGGCAATCGGCTATGTGCTTCCTCAGAGCCGGTCTTGTCGGCGCCACCACGTCGCAGGAGCCGCACGAGTAGCCGCGATGAGCGTTGCTCACGTTTGGGCTGCTGCCTCTcgatcttaattaaattattgtcagTTACGTttttgtcgtcgtcgtcaaaCATTCGCATTAGAATgcattctaatttttaataatctctctttaaaaatatttatatatgattgttggaaaaaattagtatttaattGTTCTGTTTTACGAGTAcgtgtatttaaattaataaattctacgCACTGTTCGGTGTAGGACGAGTGCTCGCTCTCGGAATCACTGTCGGAAGGAATATTGGGAACTTCCGTCGCTTCTAATGCCGCAGTGGCGGCTGAGAGCCTACCCAGCATCGCCGTGTAGGCACCCAGCACCCAACCATTCAGAACTGGCGTCACCGCTCCTTCCTGAAAATTAACggcgagtaaaaaaaaaatactagaaagtctgtttataaatttactatgcaaaaaaattgttaatttattttaaatctaattatattgaatgcacaattttgacatatttgagaaaaataggTTTCTCACCTTGTCAAGAGCCAAGCACGACATCGGATCGGGTAGCTTCGCGATTGACAGATTGTTGTTAGCTGATCGATGTGAACTGTTGGTGCTACCAGTATCGCTTTCATCACCGGGGTCTTCGTTGTCGTTGCTTTCGTTTGGCACGCAAGTCTAATCGACACAcgtgcaaagaaaaaaaaaatagaactcACTGTTTATTGCATCGATTTCTCCTGAACGCTTTTTATaagttaaaacattaaaattagaCACGGATCTATAtggaaaataatcaaatttcagTCGTCAAATTTTGACAAGAGTTCTACAAAACAGTTTTATTCCAAAactatttttgtacaatatatattatatattgtttgcTTAATGAAAGAATAACGTATAGATATCATTAATCTAACCACTAAAGTTATTTTAGaatgatgataattattacTGTTCCTACCTGACTATCATTTTGATCAGGCTTTTCGATGTTGCTTTCGTTGTCGTCGCGTTGTTGAGCGTCTTCATCTTCAGCGTTCGTATTGTTCTCGGTGTCATCGGTGTTCTCGGCATTGGTGGACGCGACCGACGCTGGTTTCGTGACCAGCTCCATAGGGACGTAGGGCGGCCCCGCCGCCGTCAACGGTAGCGGCAGCATATCGGGCCGATGAAGGGCGCTCAGGGCGAACGCGGCCCTTGGCAGGATCTGCGTCGCGCCGGGAGGCAGAATCGGGGGGTGCCTTCGGGCGAGACGCGGGTCACCCCAAAGTTCCGCAACGTGAAGACTCCAGATCCCATATTCCATCTGAAATGTTCGTCAGAATTGACCGTTAATAAAAGACCAGCTGAAGGATCGattcaacataaaataaaatcgagaTTAATTTCAAGCAAGAGGAAAAAGTATTTGCATCGCTTACCCCATTTCCTTTGaagtaatattgtaaaaaaaaacggaaagtGCTGCTACAAAgtgttttattgaaaaaaaaaaatcgttaaaaaaatataacaaaagtaataaaaagtaatataagtaatataagtaataaaaaaaatatatatatataactaatataatgtataaaaccaaaatgttttttaataaaacgtattttaattaaaattatcaaaatttcaaagaatGGGATATGCAAACACTGTCTCCATTTTTGTTAGATCTTACTATCGTTTCGTTGAAATCGGgcattaaattcaatatttacaataaaaatagagcGAATCTATTCGTTTTATACACAAGCATGCATTCAAAGTACACACGATACACACgataaatttgctttaattttcaaatttgacTCCACGATAGCTGCATTTTTGACATTATTGGTATTATCAATGCTTTATTAATAAccaataattatcaataattttattggtgatgttaaattatcaataattaaataaagaatttaaatgcagagttagaaatatcttgaagcccaataaagattaaatcacttaaaaataatgctcGAGTCTCATGATGTTTGTATAGACTGCACGGTATAAAAGGGTAGGGGGATGAGAAGACATTAGTGGTGGCCCTCGAATCAATACTTACGTGGAATTTTCAAACGAGCCGAATATATTTGTTACTCATATGTAACtcttatttacatataatagagTCCCTCTCATTAGATTgtgcatatttaattaactcgttaaaaatatttaggcATGCTTAAACATCAAGGCTCCACGCGATCagcaaagaataattaatcaccttgttgatatttttgaaCACATTCATAATTATTCCCTACAATCGTGTTCTCAAGTATATTCGTGAAAAGTTCAGCCATTCTATATTCTACCAAGTAGAAAAATGTAGACACAAGGGTTGGGCGGGCGGTAAGCAGTAAGCGGAGTGGCGAAAGTAATTTGATCTCAAGTTGCGAGAGGtcaaatattttgagaaaatcaGTGATGCgggaaaaaatattgtaaaagcggaataaaaaatgatctcTCTTCGGGAGACCAGAATCTCTATTTTAGCGCCTTTGGAGAATGCGCGATCTCGAGTCGAATGCAAGTCGAAACGCTCTGTATCATATTTGCTTGCTTCGTTTTATGTTACTGTATTCGCTCTATTGATTTTTGTATTGTGGCACtcactatattattttcacaaaatagttTCTATGCGAATATATACTTCAGAGTAGTCGCTCAGCGAACTGAACTCTTTTAAATGCAGATCtgaacttatttaaaaaaactcgCGGACTTGCTCCTTTTATGGATCAGTTTACTCGCGTGCTCATCGTAAGTCAAGACGTCTTGTCACTCAATACAGCTCATCTACGGCAGAAAGATTAAAGATGTACCTGGCGCGAGATGCTGCCGCATCTCGCTTTCATCGTTTCTACATAAGCTGTACAtaatatcgattaaaaaattatgtaaagtgAGTGAAAATAACCcgagatattattattatgacgAAACgtttcgagaaaatttttgcaaCGAATATCGATTTTAACGTAAAAACAAGGATGTATAAtttagagaataaaaaaacatctttGAAAGTTAATTCGAGATGTTTGATCCTGAGGAGAACTACTTTTTATTCGGTGTTCCCATTCAAtagaataaatgtaaatatattgagTTAACTTCAAcaatttactataatttttgctAAGTTATTAGTTGTTCTCTCCAAATTACATACgtgcaatatataaatcatCTACGAATAAGCAAATGCCGatctattaattttgtgattattttaattcagcaAATAGTCCTTCTAATcttaaatcttaataattgttctctaattattctaattgAGAAAATGTGCGGAAAAGAACTTTTCCTCCTTCGAAAATCGAAATTCTAGatacgtatatttaaatttctattccGCAGTATAAGTCAAGCAAGTCTCGATTCATGTATAATCgttttaaatgattaaaagaaCAGATGGAAAAGCAGGATGCGCTTCTTCGCGGACTTGAAACGAAAGTCGCGACCAGTCGTTCTAGCTTGAGATCGGCGATGCGCGAAGATTGAATCTCGAACGAGAGTGCGACGGTCGCGCAAAAATCGCGAAAATATCGGAAGAGCTCCCCTTCTGGGGGCACCCTTAAGGTGGCCTACCGCAACAATTCAGGGCCGATCGTCATTACGCTGGGATCATCCCCCGCCAGTTGCCCCAAGGCCGGCCCGATCTCCACCTTACCGATCGACCGGAAGTTCACGCGCGTCGCGGCTTAGCGCCGCCTCCCCCGCTACACtcatgacgacgacgacgtcgacgatGATGACGACGATGTGAAAGACAACGGCGACGGTAATGCGAGGAAAAACGTGACGTCGCCGCGATCCGCGAGTACCGGAGTCAAGGAGAAACGAGTACCGGGTCCGGATACGTGCCGCCGCGGAACGAACGAACTCGCGAGATTCCTGACCATTGGACCGACCCTCGTGCATGCATACTTTAGCATAACGTTCTCTATACAATATCcagaaagagggaaagagacACGGGGGACGGGGGGGTAGGAAATGGCGCGCCGAGGGGAGGATCTCCTCCCCCGCCTCATCCCCGTCGATTTCGCTCTTCCTCGCTCCCGCTCGTGAATGCTCTTTCCCTCGCATCGCATCAGGGACCCCAGCAGCCATCCTACCCCTCGCGCTGACCCCGTCCCCCTTCCTCCCCCCCGTCCCCATCGCTGCCGCGAATcgatttgttattgtttttgtGTCTGCGGTCGTCGCGGCGGATGGAGTGAGCGGGGTTATATCGGGGGGTGGGCGAGCGGATAGGTGGATGGGTGGTGAGTGGGGTGGGGTTGCCGGTGCCAGTGGTGCTGCTGCTAGTGCGGCTGATGCTGGTGCTACTGATGAGATAGTATTGGTGATGGTAGTGGTGGAGGTGGTGGTGgtagtggtggtggtggtggtggtggcgcggtggtgatggtggtggtggtcGCGCTCGAGCCTCGAAGGCTCGGCTTCGGTTTTCGGACCGGCAGAGAGGCGACCAGGGTGAATAAGCTGCTGCCGTTGCTGTTGGAGAGAGGAAGGGGGTAGGGGGAGGGAAGGCGGTCGCGAGGGATCGCGaaggggaaagagagagaaaagggaTAGATACACGGGTTCCGATCAGTGGCGTAGCCGGCGTGGAACTCGAAAAACCGAAAAACCTCGACCTCTTTCCGAGCTTCCGTGCGTCTCCGGAAGACGCGCGCGAAACTTTGTCCTCGCTCGTGAGAATAAGATCCTTGCCGCTAAGACTATCGTCATTTGGCGGATTGAGCGATGAGAGAGACGATACTCGTCGAATGCGATGTGATTCTTGAAGAAATTGGAGTGTGACCGCGAAAAAAGGGGTTGATTACGCCACTGGCATCGCCGGTGAAAAGAGCGAGAGGAAACGAGAGGGTTGAAGATAGAAGCTGACACAATGACGAGGAGGAAACGAATGAGGGTGGGCgcggagagagggagaaaatcCCCGTGAGGCAGCGAGCGAGGAAAGAAGGGAGCGATCGCGTGGGTTAAGCCGAGAGAGGACGTTACGTGAAGACGAATGCGGGAGGGAGAGGGTAGTGTGGATCGGATTGCATCCTCGGGTTGCGTTGAGGGTGGCGAGAGAGACAGTCAAATAGATAAGGAGAGAGGGACGGTGGGGGATGGATTAAgggatagagagagagaaagagagagagggaaaaggGGTGAGAGGGAGCGAatgagagagagtgagagagggaGAGCGAGAAGAGACGAGGCGGGATAAGGGGAGAGGGACACGTCGGCATCGGCTTGACAGGTGACAACCGATCGGACCACTGACGTCACAGATCACTCGGCCGagcacgcgcgcacgcacgcaccaGACTACGACTACGCGACTCGCAAACTATGCGACGTGCATGAGACCGGAGCTGTGCATTCACACTCTCGCGTACACCACTGTGCACACCATCGACACACGTCACGTTCGGCACGTCACGCCGCGTGGAAAAAAAGAGGTCTCGCGATCGTGCGCGCGAGGATAaaacgcgagcgagcgagggaTGCGGACGAGGGATGCAAACGCGGGggggcaaaaaaaaaagaaagaaagcgGAAACGAGCGCGATGCTGCTCCTTGAGGCAGAGGAGGGTGTGCAGAAACAACAAAGATCGCGGGAGAAAATTTTTCGTGCGGCTAATTCCGACTTGTACTTGGGTGGTATTTACCGGGGTGTTAACACCGGCCGATAGCCCCCGCGCGCGGCGCCTCTCTATCTGGTTACCATTACACTCGGATGTATGAAATGCGCCACGGGCATACAACCATCCCCCCACAATAGCCCTATTTATGATTGGGCAAAATTGCTTTCCATGCGCAGAATAAAATCTCGCGCGCGGGTCCAGGAAAAATCCGCGGGGCGCGCGACGGGACGCCGCGCCGCCGCATTTCCCGATTGCGGGTCGCTTTACCTGGATCAGCGCTCATTCTGAAAATGGAGGCGAATCGCCCGTGCACGAAGACGCGTCCGCATTCGCGTGTCGACGAGCGGCGTGTCGCCGTTTTCCTCCAATTTTTCTCGCCATCCCACGCAGCCAGCATTCtcgagaaattaaatatgGTCTGCCGCGATCGCGGGCGCACGCAGCGCTGTGATCGTCTTCCGTTCAGCCAATCGCGAATGAATACGCTTTTTTAGTTCCAGAAAACGCTGCAGCGGGCGCCACTGTAGTACAGCTGTCATCTTGACGCTGAAAGGGTTAAAGTGTGgttaaaatgcatatttcgtaataatatACTTGTATTATACTTATGCCTACATAATCTGAATATCAATAGATAAGAGTTTAACACGTAGAAATATTCTGGAAATaaaacatcaaaattaataaacattatgaTCAATATTTCGCGATTATGCAAGCTCTTGTTTCATGGTTATCTGTCTTTTATAACAGCtcgatatcatatttttttccgtatATTCCGATAttccatatatataattttagaaatttccgtatataatttcaaaaattttcgaaaattgcaaaagtcAACATTTTAATCAGTCTTTACTTGCCATGTTGCAATTTTGATATGAGCTTGTCCGGGCCAGTCACAATCGTACTCGTTATTTATTCATGAGATCTGTTCCTTGCAACTGCGCTTcctgtatttttttatctcttttttaacactgaattatatatatctttcatttttaatccAGAAAATATGGAATCCAGGAATTATACAGTAATTATACAAAGAACATATCTTccatttttatgtttagaaCATTTTTACTGAACTAATCGTGCTGATTATCCcgaaaaatgcatataaatactATCGTGTTATATTAGTCATTCTACTGACGTACAAATGTGTCATTATCCGTTCTATTAATCATTACAAATCATATTGGCTCTTTTGTTTCGTGGTCATTGTTCATCAAGTAATGCAAGAATGTTGAATTTCACGCGtgtcttattaaatataccCATCTTTTACCTATATATACAATCTGACAGCTGTAACATAAGCAGCAAACCA
This window of the Linepithema humile isolate Giens D197 chromosome 1, Lhum_UNIL_v1.0, whole genome shotgun sequence genome carries:
- the LOC105678603 gene encoding B-cell lymphoma 6 protein-like isoform X1: MEYGIWSLHVAELWGDPRLARRHPPILPPGATQILPRAAFALSALHRPDMLPLPLTAAGPPYVPMELVTKPASVASTNAENTDDTENNTNAEDEDAQQRDDNESNIEKPDQNDSQTCVPNESNDNEDPGDESDTGSTNSSHRSANNNLSIAKLPDPMSCLALDKEGAVTPVLNGWVLGAYTAMLGRLSAATAALEATEVPNIPSDSDSESEHSSYTEQSRGSSPNVSNAHRGYSCGSCDVVAPTRPALRKHIADCHPALSSTETSETKKCPLGCDFTTNSRCEMETHMAAHVAQGMTPTGKKRSLALQRVRYRYEREEYRCSLCSYACTIEKAFQRHLRAHARGSAPETRVSCAVCGADRSSEVDLSRHMRRHRDDRYFCCDICIFRTVQLKKLIQHRRMHTGEKPHLCPHCAYRSARRDNLRSHVRRVHKKENLYCDTFSPRGMLITPSLLATSRDTTGTDLVQSPASSPSSNPDTTN
- the LOC105678603 gene encoding B-cell CLL/lymphoma 6 member B protein-like isoform X2 → MEYGIWSLHVAELWGDPRLARRHPPILPPGATQILPRAAFALSALHRPDMLPLPLTAAGPPYVPMELVTKPASVASTNAENTDDTENNTNAEDEDAQQRDDNESNIEKPDQNDSQTCVPNESNDNEDPGDESDTGSTNSSHRSANNNLSIAKLPDPMSCLALDKEGAVTPVLNGWVLGAYTAMLGRLSAATAALEATEVPNIPSDSDSESEHSSYTEQSRGSSPNVSNAHRGYSCGSCDVVAPTRPALRKHIADCHPALSSTETSETKKCPLGCDFTTNSRCEMETHMAAHVAQGMTPTGKKRSLALQRVRYEREEYRCSLCSYACTIEKAFQRHLRAHARGSAPETRVSCAVCGADRSSEVDLSRHMRRHRDDRYFCCDICIFRTVQLKKLIQHRRMHTGEKPHLCPHCAYRSARRDNLRSHVRRVHKKENLYCDTFSPRGMLITPSLLATSRDTTGTDLVQSPASSPSSNPDTTN